Proteins found in one Anopheles aquasalis chromosome 3, idAnoAquaMG_Q_19, whole genome shotgun sequence genomic segment:
- the LOC126577724 gene encoding segmentation protein paired, protein MTQAEEVLEVKHLYHSNVPDDQHSPHAAKERQQDQQQPHHDGAPNPNHSEQQHRHQQEIVREENEKIVQSDAPAAVGEMVSTVESEPFESREKTPQWHPHVYANPPKQPPTPHSIMDILGWKGCSLKTKPVVSDPGSREKEDDKLIARPKDSFFWNRPIVDAEQRPRPMDEEDNITVDQDDEEEEEEEEVEDVEEEDTLRHRTPSPIEDEPLNLCISKVSPAFGLLSSSSKAPALATTPATTTPTTTELRSKITSEEESTQESTQSSFRRSASRGQLPQQPAPPTKRPRSVLPPAPQSSDAESDVCMSNDSSIDGRFVNGSGAGGMSAASGSGGSVVTTSTMASLFSLPKAIGDGSVSVGGADDVEPASTGSGGHHRRKKKARTTFTGRQIFELEKQFEVKKYLSSNERTEMAKLLNVTETQVKIWFQNRRTKWKKQDSGSGTGGAGETGAPSAAITTAQSPKDSSSSNSSSGGGGSAKQTGSGGRISTGSSTTTITSGLISTREDPKTKPPASWIGSEPRIESGVPVEVLSRTKNRSYGKSATRSTTKNQTSGGAAVRTGATQPQQQMMLLPEPTLEPLSIQGLKALMSDHHQRHRPRHHPSASSSSAGRGGVEPRNGRDSSADDEEETSSAEPSSRRKKATSAAVLQLPPPPSAASSVISAVATPSIATTSCIGGGL, encoded by the exons ATGACCCAAGCGGAAGAAGTGCTGGAGGTGAAGCATCTCTACCACAGCAACGTACCGGACGATCAGCATTCACCGCATGCGGCCAAAGAGCGCCAGCAGgatcaacagcaaccacaccaTGATGGTGCACCCAATCCAAACcacagcgaacagcagcaccgccaccagcaggaaATTGTacgagaagaaaacgaaaagatcGTTCAAAGTGATGCTCCCGCTGCCGTTGGAGAAATGGTGAGCACCGTCGAGAGTGAGCCGTTCGAGTCGCGCGAAAAGACACCCCAGTGGCATCCGCACGTGTACGCCAACCCGCCAAAGcaaccaccaacgccacaCTCCATTATGGACATTCTCGGGTGGAAGGGTTGCTCACTAAAGACGAAACCCGTCGTGTCAGATCCGGGTAGTCGCGAGAAAGAGGACGATAAGCTGATCGCACGTCCGAAGGATTCCTTTTTCTGGAATCGACCGATCGTGGATGCGGAGCAACGGCCGCGGCCGATGGACGAGGAGGACAACATTACCGTCGATcaggatgacgaggaggaagaagaggaagaggaagtggaggatgtggaggaagaggacacACTTAGACATCGGACACCGAGTCCGATCGAAGATGAACCGCTCAATCTGTGCATATCAAAGGTGTCCCCTGCTTTCGGGTTGCTGTCGTCGTCCAGCAAGGCACCAGCGTTGGCCACAACGCCGGCAACGACGACCCCGACGACAACCGAGCTTCGAAGCAAGATCACATCGGAGGAAG AATCTACCCAAGAGTCAACGCAATCATCTTTTCGCCGATCAGCATCCCGCGGTCAGCTGccccagcagccagcaccaccgaccaaACGGCCAAGAAGTGTtctaccaccggcaccacaatCGAGTGATGCCGAGTCGGACGTCTGCATGTCCAACGATTCCTCCATCGATGGCCGCTTTGTCAATGGGAGTGGTGCGGGTGGGATGAGTGCCGCCAGCGGTAGCGGTGGTTCGGTCGTGACCACGTCCACGATGGCGTCACTATTTTCACTACCGAAAGCGATCGGCGATGGATCGGtatcggtcggtggtgcggATGATGTAGAACCGGCATCGACGGGGAGCGGAGGGCATCATCGGCGTAAGAAGAAAGCACGGACCACCTTTACCGGGCGCCAGATCTTTGAGCTCGAGAAGCAATTCGAGGTGAAGAAGTATCTGTCTTCGAACGAGCGCACCGAGATGGCGAAGCTGCTGAATGTGACGGAAACACAG GTTAAAATATGGTTTCAAAACCGTCGGacaaagtggaaaaaacagGACAGCGGTAGTGGAACGGGCGGTGCCGGTGAGACTGGAGCCCCATCGGCGGCGATCACGACTGCACAATCACCAAAGGATTCCtctagcagcaacagcagtagcggtggtggcggtagtgcAAAGCAAACCGGATCAGGAGGGCGTATTAGCACGGGttccagcaccactaccatcacctCTGGATTGATCTCTACTCGGGAGGATCCGAAAACGAAACCTCCGGCAAGCTGGATCGGGAGTGAGCCACGGATCGAGAGTGGTGTACCGGTGGAGGTGCTGTCGCGAACGAAAAACCGTTCGTACGGCAAATCGGCTACACGatcaaccaccaaaaaccaaacctccGGTGGCGCTGCCGTAAGAACGGGTGCCACCCAGCCCCAGCAGCAAATGATGCTGCTACCCGAACCAACCCTCGAACCGTTGTCGATTCAAGGACTCAAGGCGCTGATGAGCGATCATCACCAGCGGCACCGTCCTCGTCACCATCCGAGCGCCAGTAGTAGCAgtgctggtcgtggtggtgtagAACCTCGTAATGGCCGTGATAGTAGCGCAGACGATGAGGAAGAGACTAGTAGTGCTGAACCTAGCAGCAGACGGAAGAAAgcaacttctgctgctgttcttcagctaccacctccaccatcagcagcatcctcagTAATCAGTGCCGTAGCAACACCATCAATCGCAACGACATCCTGCATTGGTGGTGGGCTGTAG